One stretch of Tepidibacter hydrothermalis DNA includes these proteins:
- a CDS encoding spore germination protein, translated as MKFFNKLFNTQEKHTVTNKSIQSENVNVFKPLHDNLSDNITFIKGTIGESSDIVIKEFRIGEDDKNKICIIYADGLADKSLIQDFILKPLMLDIRKVHLESTISSKKKVFETLKNSALPEGDMKEIIDFEDLFAYLLSGDTIILLDGYTQGFVVDSRGWEDRGITEPNSQTVVRGPRDSFSETLQTNTALLRRRIKDTNLWIETKPIGRKTKTDVAVAYIKGTADDEIIEEIRNRLNQIDIDGILESAYIEELIQDEKYTPFPTVYSTERPDAVAAGLLEGRIAILVDNTPFVLLVPALFVHFMQSPEDYYQRFDISTLIRLLRYISFFIALLTPSIYIAVTTFHQEIIPTSLLISIAAQREGVPFPALVEALIMEITFEILREAGIRMPRSVGSAISIVGALVLGEAAVQAGIVSPVMVIVVSTTAISSFVFPAYNMAVPVRILRFIFMISGATFGMYGITLGLIVMILHLCSLNSFGIPYMTPMAPFNWNDQKDTLFRFPHWSMYYRPWLINKNNIIRQQNPKAAKSKPPQHE; from the coding sequence ATGAAATTTTTTAATAAACTTTTTAATACACAGGAAAAACACACTGTAACTAATAAAAGCATTCAATCTGAAAATGTGAATGTATTTAAACCATTACACGATAACCTCAGTGATAACATTACATTTATTAAAGGTACTATTGGAGAAAGTAGCGACATTGTCATTAAGGAATTTCGTATCGGTGAAGATGACAAAAATAAAATTTGCATAATTTACGCCGATGGATTGGCTGATAAATCTTTAATTCAAGATTTTATTTTGAAACCATTAATGTTAGATATAAGAAAAGTTCACCTTGAATCAACTATTTCTTCTAAGAAAAAAGTGTTCGAAACATTGAAAAATTCTGCACTTCCAGAAGGAGATATGAAAGAGATTATAGATTTTGAAGATCTTTTTGCTTACCTATTATCTGGAGATACTATTATACTACTTGATGGATATACACAAGGCTTTGTAGTAGATTCAAGAGGATGGGAAGACCGAGGTATTACAGAACCAAATTCACAAACCGTTGTTAGAGGACCAAGAGATAGTTTTTCTGAAACACTACAAACTAACACTGCACTACTTCGTAGAAGAATAAAAGATACAAATCTTTGGATAGAAACAAAACCTATCGGACGAAAGACTAAGACTGATGTAGCTGTAGCATATATAAAAGGAACTGCAGATGATGAAATTATAGAAGAAATCCGTAATAGACTTAATCAAATCGATATCGATGGAATATTAGAAAGCGCGTATATAGAAGAACTTATTCAGGATGAAAAATATACTCCTTTTCCTACAGTGTACAGCACTGAACGACCCGATGCAGTAGCTGCAGGACTATTAGAAGGACGAATAGCAATCCTTGTAGATAATACACCATTTGTACTTTTAGTACCAGCTTTATTTGTACATTTTATGCAATCTCCAGAAGATTATTATCAACGTTTTGATATTAGTACATTGATTCGTCTACTTCGCTATATTTCATTTTTTATTGCCCTACTTACGCCATCCATTTATATTGCAGTTACAACGTTCCATCAGGAAATAATACCAACTTCTCTTCTTATTAGTATTGCAGCTCAGAGAGAAGGAGTTCCTTTTCCTGCTTTAGTTGAAGCCTTAATCATGGAAATCACATTTGAAATACTGAGGGAGGCAGGAATCAGAATGCCAAGATCAGTTGGATCAGCAATCTCAATAGTTGGCGCTTTAGTACTTGGAGAAGCAGCAGTACAAGCAGGAATAGTTTCACCTGTAATGGTAATAGTCGTATCCACTACAGCAATTAGTAGTTTTGTGTTTCCTGCATATAATATGGCTGTTCCTGTTAGGATTTTACGTTTTATATTTATGATATCAGGTGCTACATTTGGAATGTACGGCATTACCTTAGGGCTTATTGTAATGATTCTTCATCTATGCAGCTTAAATTCCTTTGGTATACCTTATATGACTCCTATGGCTCCATTTAATTGGAACGATCAAAAAGATACCCTTTTTCGTTTTCCCCATTGGAGTATGTATTATCGTCCATGGTTAATCAATAAAAACAATATAATACGTCAACAAAATCCCAAAGCAGCAAAATCAAAACCGCCACAGCATGAGTAA
- a CDS encoding Ger(x)C family spore germination protein — protein sequence MKKTHIIPFILIILISLLTGCWSRREINELSIASAVGIDKSKDGYLVTVQLINPGEIASKTATTRTAVTTYRTSGETIFEALRRLTLETPRKIYLGHIRLLVFGEEFARNGIGKALDIFSRDHEIRTDFYIMVAKNEKAEKLLNILTPVEKIPAGKMYSSLEMSSDSWAPTKTVQLDELINSLISEGKNPVLTGVFIKGDPKTGMDIRNVEKVDSPTTVQICNLAAFKKDKLVGWLNEPQSKGLNYIEGNVSSTVFNVPCSNKEKLAVELIRTKVKVNGKVENEEPKINIELLAEANISDVECKIDLSKPENIYKLEQKVAQRIKNVMEQAVKKAQNDFKSDIFGFGEAIHRADPKAWKKLKKDWGKEFEDLTVNIHVTAKIRRKGTITKSLQNDIKE from the coding sequence ATGAAGAAAACTCATATTATCCCCTTTATACTAATAATTCTTATTAGCCTTTTAACTGGTTGTTGGAGTAGGCGAGAAATAAATGAACTTTCCATTGCTTCAGCAGTAGGAATAGATAAAAGTAAAGACGGATATCTAGTTACAGTACAACTAATTAATCCAGGAGAAATAGCTTCAAAAACTGCAACTACTCGTACTGCAGTAACTACCTATCGTACTTCAGGAGAGACTATATTTGAAGCGCTTAGAAGACTAACCCTTGAAACACCTAGAAAAATCTATCTTGGACATATACGATTGCTTGTATTTGGAGAAGAATTTGCAAGAAATGGTATAGGTAAAGCATTAGATATTTTTTCTAGAGATCATGAAATACGAACAGACTTTTATATAATGGTTGCAAAAAACGAAAAAGCTGAAAAATTATTAAATATTTTAACACCAGTAGAAAAGATTCCAGCAGGTAAAATGTATTCTTCTTTAGAAATGTCTTCTGATTCATGGGCTCCAACAAAAACTGTTCAATTAGATGAATTGATAAATAGTTTAATTAGTGAAGGAAAAAATCCTGTATTAACAGGAGTTTTTATAAAAGGAGATCCAAAAACGGGAATGGACATTAGAAATGTAGAAAAAGTTGATTCACCTACTACTGTTCAAATTTGTAATCTTGCAGCATTTAAAAAAGATAAACTAGTTGGGTGGTTAAATGAGCCACAAAGTAAAGGGTTAAACTATATCGAAGGTAATGTATCCAGTACAGTTTTTAATGTACCTTGTTCAAATAAAGAAAAATTAGCAGTTGAGTTAATCAGAACCAAAGTAAAAGTAAATGGAAAAGTAGAAAATGAAGAACCTAAAATAAATATTGAACTGTTAGCAGAAGCTAATATTTCCGATGTAGAGTGTAAAATTGATTTATCAAAACCTGAAAATATTTATAAATTAGAACAAAAAGTAGCACAAAGAATAAAAAACGTAATGGAACAAGCAGTAAAAAAAGCGCAAAATGATTTTAAAAGCGATATATTTGGATTTGGTGAAGCTATTCATAGAGCTGACCCAAAGGCATGGAAGAAGTTAAAAAAAGATTGGGGCAAAGAATTTGAAGATCTAACAGTCAATATACATGTTACTGCAAAGATTAGACGTAAAGGTACAATTACAAAATCTCTTCAAAACGATATAAAGGAGTAA
- a CDS encoding GerAB/ArcD/ProY family transporter, with product MIENGKISHNQFKLLVILCYIGTSILLTPATLASEAKQDAWIACILGLLIGLLLVMLYNSLANNLYNMTLVEYCEKVLGKWIGKLISLLFILFLFINCSTLVYVLGNFVTTQIMPETPIQFNNILFVIVVIIGTRLGLESFARASEILYPWVLGLFIILIVLLCKDINFENLQPVFEYGGKPIIKGSLLYVSYSSLTLIPLMMIFPAYVKNTEEAKKSFLSGTLIGGIIILIITLLSILVLGSNITARNAFPAYILAKKINIGNFLERLEPIITILWFITVFYKSILYFYGAVLGLSQILKLKDYRTLTLPLGMILVVLSLIVYPNSTYADEWNTTTWLSFSLTYGFFLPLLLLIIGNLRKNKSKI from the coding sequence ATGATAGAAAACGGTAAAATAAGCCATAATCAATTTAAACTTTTAGTAATTTTATGTTATATTGGTACTTCCATATTGCTTACCCCTGCTACTCTTGCTTCTGAAGCAAAACAAGATGCTTGGATTGCTTGTATACTTGGGTTATTAATTGGATTATTATTAGTAATGCTCTATAATAGTTTAGCAAATAACTTATATAATATGACCTTAGTTGAATACTGCGAAAAAGTGCTTGGTAAATGGATTGGTAAATTAATTTCTCTATTGTTTATTCTTTTTTTATTTATAAACTGTTCAACCCTTGTATATGTTTTAGGAAACTTCGTAACAACTCAAATAATGCCAGAAACTCCTATTCAGTTTAATAATATACTTTTTGTAATTGTTGTTATTATAGGAACTCGTCTTGGACTAGAATCATTTGCAAGAGCATCAGAGATTTTATACCCTTGGGTGCTTGGACTTTTTATTATATTAATTGTGCTTTTATGTAAGGATATAAATTTTGAAAATTTACAGCCAGTTTTTGAATATGGAGGAAAACCTATTATAAAAGGATCTTTATTATATGTAAGCTATTCTTCTTTAACACTTATTCCCCTTATGATGATTTTTCCTGCTTACGTAAAAAACACAGAAGAAGCTAAAAAATCATTTTTAAGTGGAACCTTAATAGGAGGAATTATAATATTAATAATAACACTTCTTAGTATTTTAGTTTTAGGTTCTAATATTACTGCTCGAAATGCATTTCCTGCCTACATACTAGCTAAAAAAATAAATATAGGTAACTTTTTAGAACGACTTGAACCAATAATAACAATTTTATGGTTCATCACAGTATTTTATAAGTCAATTCTTTATTTTTATGGAGCTGTACTAGGTTTATCTCAGATACTAAAATTAAAAGACTATAGAACCCTTACACTACCACTTGGTATGATTTTAGTAGTGCTTTCCTTAATAGTATATCCTAATAGTACCTATGCCGATGAATGGAACACTACAACTTGGTTATCTTTTTCTTTAACTTATGGTTTTTTTCTTCCTTTACTATTATTAATCATTGGTAACCTACGAAAAAATAAAAGTAAAATATAA
- a CDS encoding IS3 family transposase, producing the protein MSKITFSKDNIERLNKNPYVKRVSEKSITYSDEFKIMFIEEYLRGSTPRTIFIDAGFDVEILGVKRYEQAAARWIKAYKKDGIIGLSDTRRVNSGRPSNAPVSKDDIISKQEAKIKLLEEQLELLKKLDVTERRLVNNCVNLTNNEVYELILKTVSKKDYSGTVSYCCSILGVSRSGYYHYLKTAPSRTIRENEDLKARDIILKAYNYRGYKKGSRSIKMTLENEFGIIYSRKKIQRIMRKYSIVCPIRKANPYRRIAKATKEHRVVPNLLQRNFKQGIPGKVLLTDITYIPYGINKMAYLSAIKDSSSNDILAYHVSDRITLDIATITIKKLVNTHKADLHDEAFIHSDQGVHYTSPKFQKLLKSHNLGQSMSRRGNCWDNAPQESFFGHMKDEVDFKTCSTLEEVINKVDNYMDYYNNYRCQWGLKKMTPKQFRNHLLNAA; encoded by the coding sequence ATGAGTAAAATTACATTTTCAAAAGACAATATTGAAAGATTAAATAAGAACCCTTATGTAAAGCGCGTTAGCGAGAAGTCAATAACATACTCTGACGAGTTTAAAATAATGTTTATTGAGGAGTATTTAAGAGGAAGCACACCACGAACTATTTTCATTGATGCTGGATTTGACGTTGAAATACTTGGTGTCAAGCGCTATGAACAGGCGGCAGCCAGATGGATAAAAGCGTACAAGAAAGATGGAATTATAGGATTAAGTGATACTAGAAGAGTGAATTCAGGCAGACCAAGTAATGCTCCAGTTTCAAAGGACGATATTATTAGCAAACAAGAAGCTAAAATAAAACTGCTTGAGGAACAATTAGAATTGCTAAAAAAGCTCGACGTGACAGAAAGGAGGCTGGTAAACAACTGCGTAAATCTAACAAATAATGAAGTATATGAGTTAATTTTAAAGACTGTGTCTAAAAAAGATTATTCAGGCACAGTTTCTTATTGCTGCTCAATTTTAGGGGTTTCACGTTCAGGTTATTATCATTATTTAAAGACAGCACCTTCTAGAACTATAAGGGAGAATGAAGATTTAAAAGCTAGAGATATTATATTAAAGGCTTATAATTATAGAGGTTATAAGAAAGGTTCTAGATCAATTAAAATGACACTAGAAAATGAGTTTGGTATTATATACAGTAGAAAAAAAATCCAAAGGATTATGCGAAAATACAGTATAGTATGTCCTATAAGAAAAGCCAATCCGTATAGAAGAATAGCCAAAGCGACAAAAGAACATAGAGTAGTACCTAATCTGCTACAGAGAAATTTCAAACAGGGTATTCCTGGCAAGGTGCTACTTACTGATATCACATACATCCCTTACGGGATAAATAAAATGGCATATTTATCAGCTATCAAAGATAGCTCTAGTAACGATATTCTAGCATATCATGTATCTGATCGAATTACTTTAGATATAGCTACAATTACAATTAAAAAATTAGTTAATACACATAAAGCTGATTTACATGATGAAGCTTTTATCCATTCTGACCAAGGGGTCCACTATACAAGCCCTAAATTCCAAAAATTACTAAAAAGCCATAATCTAGGACAATCCATGTCTAGACGTGGTAACTGCTGGGATAATGCACCTCAAGAATCCTTCTTTGGTCATATGAAGGATGAAGTAGATTTCAAAACATGTTCTACACTTGAAGAAGTAATTAATAAAGTTGATAATTACATGGATTACTATAATAATTATAGATGTCAATGGGGATTAAAAAAGATGACTCCTAAACAATTTAGAAATCATCTTTTGAATGCAGCTTAA
- a CDS encoding (Fe-S)-binding protein, protein MYLKEIKMTFIQPCTADAERIRFKAKFSTDISEILPYINADVKDAIYNNKIQSLTIRKEFRIITIYGTNLAVSKAVNESEAYEIMDLVKELVNNTYERKDEIEPLYEMREKPSTLEVYKYLPKLNCKKCGQATCLAFASKLLSGTQNIRSCRPIYEEDNKENLEEIKYMLQMMGYE, encoded by the coding sequence GTGTACTTAAAAGAAATTAAGATGACTTTTATACAACCTTGTACAGCTGATGCTGAAAGAATAAGATTTAAAGCTAAATTTTCAACAGATATTTCAGAAATACTACCGTATATAAATGCTGATGTAAAAGATGCTATATATAATAATAAGATTCAGAGTTTAACAATAAGAAAAGAATTTAGAATTATTACAATTTATGGAACAAATTTAGCTGTATCTAAAGCAGTTAATGAATCAGAAGCCTATGAAATAATGGATTTAGTAAAAGAATTAGTGAACAATACATATGAAAGAAAAGATGAAATAGAACCTTTATATGAAATGAGAGAAAAGCCTAGTACTTTAGAGGTATATAAATATTTACCTAAATTAAATTGTAAAAAATGTGGACAAGCAACATGTCTTGCATTTGCATCAAAGCTTTTATCAGGTACGCAAAATATAAGAAGCTGTAGACCTATTTATGAAGAAGACAATAAAGAAAACTTAGAAGAAATAAAGTATATGCTGCAGATGATGGGATATGAATAA
- a CDS encoding cysteine desulfurase has translation MGIYLDNAATSFPKPIQVSDAVYNFMVNIGATSGRGAYEKAMESDRLVYEARKHIASLFNHDDIKKVILTSNVTESLNLAIKGILKKGDHVITSSLEHNAVWRCLKTLERDIGISISNVPCDEKGYTNPNDVEKYIEENTALIIFTHASNVIGTIQPIREIGAIASKYKIPFLVDAAQTAGAYPIDVKKDNIDLLAFTGHKSLLGPMGTGGLIINLDKDINPLKSGGTGGDSSYEYQPNYFPNRLETGTPNVAGIVGLLEAIKFIQSEGIDNILNKEKEVLSYALKRLEEVENISIYGPKDIEKIVGVITFNLKDKSAEEVAYELDQNHGIMIRAGLHCAPSAHGVIGTKKIGTARIGIGYFNEKEDIDLLIDSLKKINNQN, from the coding sequence ATGGGAATATATTTAGATAATGCAGCAACTTCTTTTCCAAAGCCAATACAGGTATCTGATGCAGTATATAATTTTATGGTTAATATTGGAGCAACATCTGGAAGAGGAGCTTATGAAAAAGCTATGGAATCAGATAGATTAGTTTACGAAGCAAGGAAACATATCGCATCTTTGTTTAACCACGATGATATTAAAAAAGTAATTTTGACATCAAATGTAACAGAGTCACTAAATTTAGCTATAAAAGGAATATTAAAAAAAGGAGATCATGTAATAACAAGTTCTCTTGAACATAATGCAGTATGGAGATGTCTTAAAACTTTAGAAAGAGATATTGGAATAAGTATTTCTAATGTACCATGTGATGAAAAGGGATATACAAATCCAAATGATGTTGAAAAATATATAGAGGAAAATACAGCACTGATTATTTTTACACATGCTTCTAATGTAATTGGAACAATACAGCCTATAAGAGAGATAGGAGCTATCGCTAGCAAATATAAAATTCCTTTTTTAGTGGATGCAGCTCAAACAGCAGGAGCATATCCTATAGATGTAAAAAAGGATAATATTGATTTATTAGCTTTTACAGGACATAAAAGCTTACTTGGACCTATGGGAACTGGAGGACTTATTATAAATTTGGACAAAGATATAAATCCATTAAAATCAGGAGGAACAGGTGGAGATTCATCTTATGAATATCAGCCAAATTATTTTCCGAATAGGTTAGAAACTGGAACACCTAATGTTGCTGGAATAGTGGGTCTTTTAGAAGCTATAAAATTTATACAATCAGAAGGTATAGACAATATTTTAAATAAAGAAAAAGAAGTATTATCATATGCACTTAAAAGGTTAGAAGAAGTAGAAAATATATCTATTTATGGACCTAAAGATATTGAAAAAATAGTTGGTGTAATTACATTTAATTTAAAAGATAAATCAGCAGAAGAGGTAGCTTATGAACTAGATCAAAATCATGGAATTATGATAAGAGCAGGTCTTCATTGTGCCCCTAGTGCTCATGGTGTAATAGGAACCAAAAAAATAGGAACGGCAAGAATTGGAATAGGGTATTTCAATGAAAAAGAAGATATTGATTTACTTATAGATTCACTTAAAAAAATTAACAATCAAAATTAG
- a CDS encoding helix-turn-helix domain-containing protein, giving the protein MTQTIQEYYLSSIEKLFFTLLPEYSQQGDYFYRMKPQYGQGSLRIISFNNMFIFLIADYIPNEDFEKVSEISQSYIEISQFETSSSAFKVGKQNIKPVKKGICCYINKTKQIHVYCKAKERVCFTKVVISQEYYDTFLKERYGDNHCEAKNAMKFLTLSPNLPEFGFIFQQIKSCKATGLSQYIYLEGKVLELLALATYRHEQSVKKEHLNVKVSKNDLRSLKKVIKFMEKNLSKYPSIKDLSKIANMSTTRFQLAFRKTYGTTIYEYFKTLRMNHALLLLRDSESSIKSIASEVGYNNAGHFSGVFKKMYGVTPKKYRDMQHIV; this is encoded by the coding sequence ATGACACAAACAATACAGGAATATTACCTGAGTTCTATTGAAAAGTTATTTTTCACATTATTACCTGAGTACTCACAACAAGGAGATTATTTTTATAGGATGAAGCCTCAATATGGTCAAGGGAGTCTTCGAATTATTTCATTTAATAATATGTTCATATTCTTAATAGCTGATTATATTCCAAATGAAGATTTTGAAAAGGTTTCTGAAATTAGTCAAAGTTATATAGAAATAAGCCAATTTGAAACAAGCTCCAGTGCTTTTAAAGTAGGGAAGCAGAATATAAAACCAGTAAAAAAAGGAATTTGTTGTTATATAAATAAAACTAAACAGATACATGTATACTGCAAAGCAAAGGAACGAGTGTGCTTTACAAAAGTTGTGATTTCTCAAGAGTATTATGATACCTTTTTAAAGGAAAGGTATGGAGATAATCACTGCGAAGCAAAAAATGCTATGAAATTCTTAACTTTGAGCCCAAATCTACCAGAGTTTGGTTTTATTTTTCAGCAGATCAAAAGTTGTAAAGCTACAGGATTATCACAATATATTTATCTAGAGGGAAAAGTATTAGAGCTTTTAGCACTGGCTACATATAGACATGAGCAATCAGTTAAAAAAGAACATTTAAATGTAAAGGTTAGTAAAAATGATCTAAGGTCATTAAAAAAAGTAATTAAATTTATGGAAAAAAACTTATCTAAATATCCTTCCATTAAAGACCTTTCAAAAATTGCTAATATGAGCACCACGCGATTTCAACTGGCATTTAGAAAAACTTATGGAACTACAATATATGAGTATTTTAAAACATTACGTATGAATCATGCTTTACTTTTATTAAGAGATTCAGAGAGTAGTATTAAAAGTATTGCAAGTGAGGTAGGATATAATAATGCAGGGCATTTCTCAGGTGTTTTTAAAAAAATGTATGGGGTAACTCCTAAAAAATATAGAGATATGCAGCATATAGTATAG
- a CDS encoding MATE family efflux transporter, with protein MNKTNNRIKLMNEENVTKALFKLGIPMVVSMLVIALYNVVDTYFVSSLGTSQVAAVSVAFPISLIFSGIGLTFGAGGGSYISRLLGSKEYNKANQVASTALFSSLIIGVILVLVILVFLSPVLKFMGATETILPYARSYAVIFVISMLFSTVNVTTGNIVISQGASNITLTAMIIGSIVNMILDPICIFLLNMGIQGAAIATLISQFITSGIYICFFYSDKNYIEVKLSNFSPNKKTYIQIIKIGISMLLLQVLSSLSMSFISKSASTYGDEAVAAIGIVLRIVTLGTNVVFGFMKGFQPMAGFNYGAKNYERLKESTISSMKLTTAFCIIWTVITFVFAKPVVSLFSTDQHVIQIAERALKANTLMFFTFGFQFTYSTLYLSLGKALSGGILSICRQGIFFIPVILILPLKFGLNGIIYSQALADLLTTIVTVFFAMKIKLELSEPAK; from the coding sequence ATGAATAAAACTAATAATAGAATCAAACTTATGAATGAAGAGAATGTTACAAAAGCGCTGTTTAAACTTGGTATCCCAATGGTTGTTAGTATGCTTGTTATAGCTCTTTATAATGTTGTAGATACATATTTTGTATCTAGTCTTGGAACAAGTCAAGTTGCTGCAGTTTCAGTTGCATTTCCTATTTCTTTAATTTTTTCAGGTATAGGTTTGACATTTGGTGCTGGAGGGGGATCTTATATTTCAAGACTTCTAGGTTCTAAGGAATACAATAAAGCTAATCAAGTAGCATCTACTGCTTTGTTTAGTAGTTTAATTATTGGTGTAATATTAGTATTAGTCATCTTAGTTTTTTTAAGTCCTGTTCTAAAATTTATGGGTGCTACTGAAACAATTTTACCTTATGCAAGAAGTTATGCTGTAATCTTTGTAATTAGCATGCTTTTTAGTACCGTAAATGTTACAACTGGAAATATAGTAATATCACAAGGAGCATCTAATATTACTTTAACAGCTATGATAATTGGTTCTATTGTAAATATGATTTTAGATCCTATATGTATCTTTTTATTAAATATGGGAATACAAGGTGCAGCTATAGCTACTCTAATATCTCAATTTATAACTTCTGGAATATATATATGTTTTTTTTATAGTGATAAAAATTATATTGAGGTCAAGTTATCAAACTTTAGTCCTAATAAAAAAACTTATATACAAATTATTAAAATTGGTATATCTATGCTACTTTTACAAGTCCTTTCTAGTTTGTCAATGAGTTTTATTTCAAAATCTGCTAGTACTTACGGAGATGAAGCTGTAGCAGCTATAGGAATAGTTCTTAGAATTGTAACCCTTGGAACTAATGTTGTATTTGGCTTTATGAAAGGCTTTCAACCAATGGCTGGATTTAATTATGGTGCTAAAAACTATGAAAGATTAAAAGAATCCACAATTAGCAGCATGAAATTGACGACAGCTTTTTGTATTATTTGGACTGTTATTACTTTTGTTTTTGCTAAACCTGTAGTTTCATTATTTAGCACAGACCAACATGTAATACAAATTGCCGAAAGAGCTTTAAAAGCAAATACACTTATGTTCTTTACATTTGGTTTTCAGTTTACTTACTCTACATTGTACTTGTCATTGGGAAAGGCTCTATCTGGAGGAATTTTAAGTATTTGTCGTCAAGGAATCTTTTTTATACCTGTCATTTTAATTTTACCTTTAAAATTTGGATTAAATGGGATCATATATTCACAAGCTTTAGCAGATTTATTGACTACAATAGTAACAGTTTTCTTTGCTATGAAAATAAAACTTGAACTGAGTGAACCCGCTAAATAA
- a CDS encoding metallophosphoesterase family protein, whose translation MKIAVIADVHSNIYALDAVVNDIKEKNLDLTVCVGDLVGYATFPNEVIDLIRKENILTVMGNYDDAVGNIRFICGCEYPDPKDAENATKSLMWSIENTSEENKEFLANLPKEMTLTFEGKTITFVHGSPRQLNEYLKEDSKEAKEVMEQFTGDILVCGHTHKPYYKMYEDKMLVNSGSVGKSKTGSPNANYVIIDIKEDDVTVDIVEVAYDFEKTAKAIEESVLPNEFAEIIRTGRA comes from the coding sequence ATGAAAATAGCAGTAATAGCAGATGTTCATAGTAATATTTATGCATTAGATGCAGTAGTAAATGATATAAAAGAAAAAAATTTAGATTTAACAGTTTGCGTTGGAGATTTAGTAGGATATGCTACATTTCCAAATGAAGTTATAGATTTAATCAGAAAAGAAAACATACTAACTGTGATGGGTAACTACGATGATGCAGTAGGAAATATAAGATTTATATGTGGATGTGAGTATCCAGATCCTAAGGATGCTGAAAATGCAACTAAATCTCTTATGTGGAGTATCGAAAACACAAGTGAAGAAAATAAAGAATTCTTAGCAAATCTTCCAAAAGAGATGACTTTGACATTTGAAGGAAAGACTATTACATTCGTTCATGGAAGTCCAAGACAATTAAATGAATACTTAAAAGAGGATTCTAAAGAAGCTAAAGAAGTTATGGAACAATTCACAGGAGACATTTTAGTATGCGGACACACTCATAAACCGTATTATAAGATGTATGAAGATAAAATGCTTGTAAATAGCGGAAGCGTAGGGAAGTCTAAAACAGGAAGCCCAAATGCAAACTATGTGATAATAGACATTAAAGAAGATGATGTAACAGTAGATATAGTGGAAGTTGCTTATGATTTTGAAAAAACAGCAAAGGCTATAGAAGAGAGTGTCTTACCTAATGAATTTGCAGAGATTATAAGAACGGGTAGAGCATAA
- a CDS encoding ArsR/SmtB family transcription factor, translating into MDKMVEIFKALSDKNRLLILDMLSCGELCACDIIEGLNLTQPTISHHMKILQKANLINSRKEGKWMKYSLNLEVIKGSIDYINTLSSPKEDCICKDIKKDCDD; encoded by the coding sequence ATGGACAAAATGGTTGAAATATTTAAGGCTTTATCTGATAAAAATAGACTCCTTATTTTAGATATGCTTTCATGTGGAGAATTATGCGCTTGCGATATTATAGAAGGATTAAACTTAACTCAACCTACTATTTCGCATCATATGAAGATTTTACAAAAAGCAAATCTGATAAACTCTAGAAAAGAAGGAAAATGGATGAAATATTCTTTGAATTTAGAAGTTATAAAAGGATCAATAGATTATATAAACACACTTTCGTCACCTAAAGAGGATTGTATATGTAAAGACATAAAAAAAGATTGCGATGACTAA